In Candidatus Zixiibacteriota bacterium, a single genomic region encodes these proteins:
- a CDS encoding TerC family protein, whose translation MTQFLLWGGFIAFVLLMLIIDLGIFHRRSHAVKMKEALIWCAVWISLALFFCAGVFIFKSHHKGLEFLTGYLIELSLSLDNLFVFLLIFSYFKVSPTLQHRVLYWGILGALIMRAIMIAGGIALISKFHWIIYVFGAFLVFTGIKMLFSSDQHVEPEKNPIIKLARKIFPVTPNYVEGKFFTRINHRLFATPMFLVLLMIESTDLVFAVDSIPAILAITQDTFIVYTSNVFAILGLRSFYFALSGMFYKFRYLKVGLSIVLAYVGVKMLIADWYKIPTVISLGVIVVTIGSSILVSFLIPEQPEGTGDRAINADSEQTTSAASNDQLP comes from the coding sequence ATGACTCAGTTTCTCCTCTGGGGCGGATTTATCGCCTTCGTCCTGCTGATGCTGATCATCGACCTCGGCATTTTCCATCGCCGTTCCCATGCCGTCAAGATGAAAGAAGCCCTCATCTGGTGCGCCGTCTGGATTTCGCTCGCGCTTTTCTTTTGCGCAGGCGTCTTCATCTTCAAAAGCCATCACAAGGGACTCGAGTTTCTTACCGGCTATTTAATCGAGTTGTCGCTCAGTCTCGACAACCTGTTCGTCTTCCTACTGATCTTTTCATACTTCAAGGTCTCGCCCACCTTGCAGCATCGCGTGCTCTACTGGGGCATTCTTGGCGCCCTCATCATGCGTGCCATCATGATCGCCGGCGGCATTGCCCTGATCTCCAAATTCCACTGGATCATCTACGTCTTCGGCGCCTTCCTGGTCTTCACCGGCATCAAGATGCTTTTCTCCAGCGACCAGCACGTCGAGCCGGAGAAGAATCCGATCATCAAGCTGGCGCGGAAGATCTTTCCGGTGACACCCAACTATGTGGAAGGAAAGTTCTTCACCCGCATCAATCACCGTCTATTTGCCACGCCGATGTTTCTCGTGCTCCTGATGATCGAATCGACCGACCTCGTCTTCGCCGTCGACTCGATCCCGGCGATTCTCGCCATCACCCAGGACACCTTCATCGTCTATACGTCCAACGTCTTCGCCATCCTCGGTCTGCGCTCGTTCTACTTCGCGCTCTCCGGGATGTTCTACAAATTCCGCTACCTCAAAGTCGGACTCTCGATCGTGCTCGCCTATGTCGGCGTCAAGATGCTGATCGCCGACTGGTACAAAATCCCGACCGTCATCTCCCTCGGCGTCATCGTCGTCACCATCGGCAGCTCAATCCTCGTCTCCTTCCTGATCCCGGAACAGCCGGAAGGCACAGGCGATAGGGCGATCAACGCTGATTCAGAGCAGACCACTTCTGCCGCCTCCAATGATCAACTACCGTAG
- a CDS encoding serine/threonine protein kinase: MSDDEHLAETQTTPSSENSPQGECLPIDRLGSFRIESVIGSGGMGTVCRAYDENMRRIVALKILKPSWGAAASAQRRFAREAWIAGQLEHPHIISVYSRGEERGYQYFAMELAEGAALAADIEHLKSDTRSEYRASASKSNSYIRQTVERFVTIAEALEYVHSKGFIHRDIKPHNILVCGVERTFKLTDFGIAHADDMTRMTQAGDFIGTIKYMSPELLSAHRARVDKRTDIYSLGVTMYEALTLALPFDGDSQESYVSQLLAGQAVPARKRCPQIPRDLETVLMTAMHQDPSRRYQSALDLANDLRSVLAGRPIVAKREGFVRRTLKFSRRHALGISLIVAPLLLISSIAGLLLSRQKSTSDHQQIVQTLETSIATGKPAWEIAQDWPRLAPKLIELIHENPQDPATHLYYRSRCLLDNSNVDIGEERSLFNLRITGAHIIPAELQQRDPLLLLRATIVLSVDSLPSSIGLVCESQYYMGDESLAFIACIDLDSLLAGMSGSHSLLARLTTEHFQDAKFYEAAPGKPEAIENAGSPTSMASLVPAFPEATGSELRFAAAPTTIALADLDHQPATPVFADTVIKAFSIFVHKGD, encoded by the coding sequence ATGAGTGACGACGAACACCTTGCTGAGACCCAGACGACGCCGTCATCCGAAAACTCCCCTCAGGGTGAATGCCTGCCGATCGACAGACTGGGCTCTTTTCGCATCGAGAGCGTGATCGGCTCAGGTGGCATGGGAACTGTCTGCCGCGCCTACGACGAAAACATGCGGCGCATCGTCGCGCTGAAAATTCTCAAGCCATCATGGGGCGCTGCCGCTTCAGCTCAGAGGCGATTCGCGCGCGAGGCCTGGATCGCCGGTCAATTAGAGCACCCCCATATCATCAGCGTCTACAGCCGCGGCGAAGAACGCGGATACCAGTACTTCGCGATGGAACTGGCGGAAGGAGCCGCCCTCGCCGCTGACATCGAACATCTGAAATCTGACACCAGGTCCGAGTACCGCGCCTCCGCATCAAAAAGTAACAGCTACATTCGACAAACGGTCGAGAGGTTCGTGACCATCGCCGAGGCTCTCGAATACGTCCACTCCAAGGGGTTCATTCATCGGGATATCAAGCCCCACAACATCCTCGTCTGCGGTGTTGAACGAACTTTCAAACTCACTGACTTCGGTATCGCGCACGCGGATGACATGACCCGGATGACTCAGGCCGGGGATTTTATCGGCACGATCAAGTACATGTCCCCCGAATTGTTGTCGGCCCATCGCGCTCGCGTGGATAAGCGAACCGACATCTACTCCCTCGGCGTGACCATGTACGAAGCGCTGACTCTCGCGCTGCCTTTCGACGGCGATTCTCAGGAGTCGTATGTCTCGCAGCTCCTCGCTGGACAGGCCGTGCCGGCGCGCAAACGGTGCCCGCAGATTCCGCGTGATCTGGAGACGGTGCTCATGACCGCAATGCACCAGGATCCTTCGCGCCGCTATCAATCCGCTCTCGATCTCGCAAACGATCTGCGCTCAGTCCTCGCCGGCAGGCCAATCGTTGCCAAACGCGAAGGCTTCGTTCGCCGCACGCTGAAGTTCTCGCGCCGCCATGCGCTGGGGATCTCTCTGATTGTCGCTCCGCTCCTCTTAATCAGTTCCATCGCCGGCCTGCTTCTGTCGAGGCAAAAGAGTACCTCGGATCACCAACAAATCGTCCAAACGCTCGAAACAAGTATCGCGACCGGCAAACCTGCCTGGGAGATAGCGCAGGATTGGCCGCGCCTCGCCCCCAAGCTGATTGAATTGATTCACGAAAATCCGCAGGATCCGGCAACGCATCTTTACTACCGGAGTCGCTGCCTGCTCGATAATAGTAATGTTGACATCGGCGAAGAACGGAGCCTCTTCAACCTGCGCATTACCGGCGCCCATATCATTCCCGCTGAACTCCAGCAGCGCGACCCTTTGCTGCTCTTGCGGGCGACAATCGTTCTCAGCGTCGACTCACTGCCTTCGAGTATCGGCTTGGTGTGCGAGTCGCAATACTATATGGGCGACGAATCCCTAGCCTTCATCGCCTGTATCGACCTTGACTCGCTGCTGGCCGGCATGTCCGGTTCTCATTCGCTGCTGGCCCGACTAACAACCGAGCACTTTCAAGATGCGAAATTCTATGAGGCCGCTCCCGGAAAACCGGAAGCAATCGAAAATGCCGGCTCTCCAACATCGATGGCATCTCTTGTACCGGCCTTTCCGGAAGCAACGGGAAGCGAGTTGCGCTTTGCTGCAGCTCCCACAACCATCGCCCTCGCTGATCTCGACCACCAACCCGCAACTCCGGTGTTTGCGGATACCGTCATCAAGGCTTTCAGCATCTTTGTCCACAAGGGAGACTAG